The Corvus hawaiiensis isolate bCorHaw1 chromosome 2, bCorHaw1.pri.cur, whole genome shotgun sequence genome includes a window with the following:
- the RNF6 gene encoding E3 ubiquitin-protein ligase RNF6 isoform X2, protein MDPTKNIRKLGIIIMDRSRHRAGNGNEQAPSRERSHGEGERQRQLERLSREEAYYQFINELNEEDYRLMRDRNLLGTPGEITAEELQQRLEGAKERLTSQSDLDNREGEGRTGGDSEVLGENSNGDSLLEWLNTFRRTGNATRSGQSGNQTWRAVSRTNPNSGEFRFSLEININHDHNSFETAGEEYVDIDATRLYVERRRQLVASSVAPRTRSMAAREANNEAARTRLLRRAMALRSEIVSHAVSRRLRSRTRELAGQTNNSTQNNFAAAGDPSETAERGASAGLRRGRARTNVRMNTNQRLEILRLRSTLSSRSRSPLQRQDDTAHSEERGQRQDRNAQQVNRSRRQTAQASPQPTEEQARGNAQAPQPSLAPSLGITSEEEESSRPVAAVRRHPTITLDLQVRRIRPGENRDRDSIASRTRSRVGMSENTVTFESDSGGFRRTISRSERAGIRTYVSTIRIPLRRISETGLGEPSSVALRSILRQIMTGFGELSSLMETESNSEVQRGGHHLADAQNNSSSANSSVPSEVSSRNGHAVEGRRGRNGQRGGTQRSGRNHENQDNRQSQDANNLVENGTLPILRLAHFFLLNEDDDDDRLRGLTKEQIDNLSTRNYGDIHTESERSKTCSVCINEYATGNKLRQLPCMHEFHIHCIDRWLSENSTCPICRQPVLGSNATDNG, encoded by the exons ATGGATCCCACAAAGAACATAAGAAAG CTTGGCATTATCATTATGGATCGCTCCCGACACCGTGCAGGAAATGGCAATGAGCAGGCGCCTTCACGAGAGCGCAGCCACGGCGAAGGTGAGAGACAGCGGCAGCTGGAGCGcctcagcagggaggaggcCTATTACCAGTTCATTAACGAACTCAACGAGGAGGACTACAGGTTAATGAGGGACCGAAATCTGCTTGGCACTCCTG GAGAAATAACAGCAGAAGAGTTGCAGCAACGTTTGGAGGGGGCTAAGGAGCGTCTGACATCACAGTCTGATCTGGATAACAGAGAAGGTGAAGGTAGAACGGGTGGAG ATTCTGAAGTTCTTGGGGAAAACTCAAATGGCGACTCTTTGCTTGAATGGCTTAACACATTTCGTCGCACGGGAAATGCCACTCGCAGTGGACAGAGTGGGAACCAAACCTGGAGAGCTGTGAGTCGAACGAATCCAAACAGTGGGGAGTTTCGCTTTAGTCTTGAAATCAATATAAATCATGATCATAATAGTTTTGAAACAGCTGGGGAGGAGTACGTTGATATAGATGCTACCAGACTGTACGTAGAAAGAAGGCGTCAGCTAGTTGCCAGTTCAGTAGCCCCACGAACAAGGAGCATGGCTGCGAGAGAGGCAAACAACGAAGCTGCAAGGACCAGGCTTTTAAGACGTGCCATGGCACTAAGGTCAGAAATAGTCTCTCATGCAGTCTCGCGGAGGCTCAGGAGCAGAACGAGGGAGCTGGCAGGCCAGACAAATAATAgtacacaaaataattttgcgGCTGCTGGTGACCCAAGTGAAACAGCAGAAAGAGGTGCTTCTGCAGGACTTAGAAGGGGTAGAGCTAGAACTAATGTCCGGATGAACACAAACCAAAGACTAGAAATTTTGCGGCTGAGGTCTACCTTAAGTAGTCGAAGCCGCTCCCCACTGCAAAGGCAAGATGATACTGCTCATTCTGAGGAACGTGGTCAGAGGCAGGATAGAAATGCACAGCAGGTTAACAGAAGTAGGAGACAAACAGCTCAGGCTTCTCCACAGCCTACTGAAGAGCAAGCAAGAGGTAACGCTCAGGCTCCTCAGCCTTCCTTAGCCCCGTCCTTAGGAATAACTTCGGAAGAGGAAGAATCTAGTAGGCCAGTAGCTGCCGTCAGAAGGCACCCGACAATTACACTAGATCTTCAGGTGAGAAGAATTCGTCCTGGAGAAAACAGAGACCGGGACAGCATTGCCAGTAGAACTCGTTCTAGAGTAGGAATGTCAGAAAACACTGTTACCTTTGAAAGTGACAGTGGGGGATTTCGGCGCACGATATCACGATCAGAACGCGCGGGTATTCGGACCTACGTTAGCACTATACGGATACCTCTTCGTCGGATTTCAGAAACTGGGCTTGGGGAACCTTCATCAGTGGCTCTTCGATCAATCCTTAGACAGATAATGACAGGCTTTGGAGAACTGAGTTCTTTAATGGAAACTGAATCTAATTCAGAAGTACAAAGAGGCGGTCATCACTTAGCAGATGCACAGAATAACTCAAGCTCAGCAAACAGCAGTGTCCCAAGTGAGGTTTCGTCTAGAAATGGACATGCAGtggaaggcaggagaggaagaaatggaCAGAGGGGTGGTACTCAACGCTCTGGGCGCAATCATGAGAACCAAGATAACAGGCAGTCTCAAGATGCAAACAACCTAGTGGAGAACGGAACACTGCCCATCCTTCGACTCGCCCATTTCTTCCTGCtgaatgaagatgatgatgatgatcgCTTAAGAGGTTTAACCAAAGAGCAGATTGACAATCTTTCTACACGGAACTATGGGGATATTCACACTGAAAGCGAACGGAGTAAAACGTGCAGTGTTTGCATTAATGAATATGCAACAGGGAATAAACTAAGGCAGTTACCTTGTATGCATGAGTTTCATATTCATTGTATTGATCGCTGGCTTTCTGAAAACTCCACTTGCCCAATTTGTCGGCAGCCAGTTTTGGGGTCTAATGCCACAGATAATGGCTAG
- the RNF6 gene encoding E3 ubiquitin-protein ligase RNF6 isoform X3 has translation MDRSRHRAGNGNEQAPSRERSHGEGERQRQLERLSREEAYYQFINELNEEDYRLMRDRNLLGTPGEITAEELQQRLEGAKERLTSQSDLDNREGEGRTGGDSEVLGENSNGDSLLEWLNTFRRTGNATRSGQSGNQTWRAVSRTNPNSGEFRFSLEININHDHNSFETAGEEYVDIDATRLYVERRRQLVASSVAPRTRSMAAREANNEAARTRLLRRAMALRSEIVSHAVSRRLRSRTRELAGQTNNSTQNNFAAAGDPSETAERGASAGLRRGRARTNVRMNTNQRLEILRLRSTLSSRSRSPLQRQDDTAHSEERGQRQDRNAQQVNRSRRQTAQASPQPTEEQARGNAQAPQPSLAPSLGITSEEEESSRPVAAVRRHPTITLDLQVRRIRPGENRDRDSIASRTRSRVGMSENTVTFESDSGGFRRTISRSERAGIRTYVSTIRIPLRRISETGLGEPSSVALRSILRQIMTGFGELSSLMETESNSEVQRGGHHLADAQNNSSSANSSVPSEVSSRNGHAVEGRRGRNGQRGGTQRSGRNHENQDNRQSQDANNLVENGTLPILRLAHFFLLNEDDDDDRLRGLTKEQIDNLSTRNYGDIHTESERSKTCSVCINEYATGNKLRQLPCMHEFHIHCIDRWLSENSTCPICRQPVLGSNATDNG, from the exons ATGGATCGCTCCCGACACCGTGCAGGAAATGGCAATGAGCAGGCGCCTTCACGAGAGCGCAGCCACGGCGAAGGTGAGAGACAGCGGCAGCTGGAGCGcctcagcagggaggaggcCTATTACCAGTTCATTAACGAACTCAACGAGGAGGACTACAGGTTAATGAGGGACCGAAATCTGCTTGGCACTCCTG GAGAAATAACAGCAGAAGAGTTGCAGCAACGTTTGGAGGGGGCTAAGGAGCGTCTGACATCACAGTCTGATCTGGATAACAGAGAAGGTGAAGGTAGAACGGGTGGAG ATTCTGAAGTTCTTGGGGAAAACTCAAATGGCGACTCTTTGCTTGAATGGCTTAACACATTTCGTCGCACGGGAAATGCCACTCGCAGTGGACAGAGTGGGAACCAAACCTGGAGAGCTGTGAGTCGAACGAATCCAAACAGTGGGGAGTTTCGCTTTAGTCTTGAAATCAATATAAATCATGATCATAATAGTTTTGAAACAGCTGGGGAGGAGTACGTTGATATAGATGCTACCAGACTGTACGTAGAAAGAAGGCGTCAGCTAGTTGCCAGTTCAGTAGCCCCACGAACAAGGAGCATGGCTGCGAGAGAGGCAAACAACGAAGCTGCAAGGACCAGGCTTTTAAGACGTGCCATGGCACTAAGGTCAGAAATAGTCTCTCATGCAGTCTCGCGGAGGCTCAGGAGCAGAACGAGGGAGCTGGCAGGCCAGACAAATAATAgtacacaaaataattttgcgGCTGCTGGTGACCCAAGTGAAACAGCAGAAAGAGGTGCTTCTGCAGGACTTAGAAGGGGTAGAGCTAGAACTAATGTCCGGATGAACACAAACCAAAGACTAGAAATTTTGCGGCTGAGGTCTACCTTAAGTAGTCGAAGCCGCTCCCCACTGCAAAGGCAAGATGATACTGCTCATTCTGAGGAACGTGGTCAGAGGCAGGATAGAAATGCACAGCAGGTTAACAGAAGTAGGAGACAAACAGCTCAGGCTTCTCCACAGCCTACTGAAGAGCAAGCAAGAGGTAACGCTCAGGCTCCTCAGCCTTCCTTAGCCCCGTCCTTAGGAATAACTTCGGAAGAGGAAGAATCTAGTAGGCCAGTAGCTGCCGTCAGAAGGCACCCGACAATTACACTAGATCTTCAGGTGAGAAGAATTCGTCCTGGAGAAAACAGAGACCGGGACAGCATTGCCAGTAGAACTCGTTCTAGAGTAGGAATGTCAGAAAACACTGTTACCTTTGAAAGTGACAGTGGGGGATTTCGGCGCACGATATCACGATCAGAACGCGCGGGTATTCGGACCTACGTTAGCACTATACGGATACCTCTTCGTCGGATTTCAGAAACTGGGCTTGGGGAACCTTCATCAGTGGCTCTTCGATCAATCCTTAGACAGATAATGACAGGCTTTGGAGAACTGAGTTCTTTAATGGAAACTGAATCTAATTCAGAAGTACAAAGAGGCGGTCATCACTTAGCAGATGCACAGAATAACTCAAGCTCAGCAAACAGCAGTGTCCCAAGTGAGGTTTCGTCTAGAAATGGACATGCAGtggaaggcaggagaggaagaaatggaCAGAGGGGTGGTACTCAACGCTCTGGGCGCAATCATGAGAACCAAGATAACAGGCAGTCTCAAGATGCAAACAACCTAGTGGAGAACGGAACACTGCCCATCCTTCGACTCGCCCATTTCTTCCTGCtgaatgaagatgatgatgatgatcgCTTAAGAGGTTTAACCAAAGAGCAGATTGACAATCTTTCTACACGGAACTATGGGGATATTCACACTGAAAGCGAACGGAGTAAAACGTGCAGTGTTTGCATTAATGAATATGCAACAGGGAATAAACTAAGGCAGTTACCTTGTATGCATGAGTTTCATATTCATTGTATTGATCGCTGGCTTTCTGAAAACTCCACTTGCCCAATTTGTCGGCAGCCAGTTTTGGGGTCTAATGCCACAGATAATGGCTAG
- the RNF6 gene encoding E3 ubiquitin-protein ligase RNF6 isoform X4: protein MKPRIHQNGSHKEHKKGQLGIIIMDRSRHRAGNGNEQAPSRERSHGEGERQRQLERLSREEAYYQFINELNEEDYRLMRDRNLLGTPDSEVLGENSNGDSLLEWLNTFRRTGNATRSGQSGNQTWRAVSRTNPNSGEFRFSLEININHDHNSFETAGEEYVDIDATRLYVERRRQLVASSVAPRTRSMAAREANNEAARTRLLRRAMALRSEIVSHAVSRRLRSRTRELAGQTNNSTQNNFAAAGDPSETAERGASAGLRRGRARTNVRMNTNQRLEILRLRSTLSSRSRSPLQRQDDTAHSEERGQRQDRNAQQVNRSRRQTAQASPQPTEEQARGNAQAPQPSLAPSLGITSEEEESSRPVAAVRRHPTITLDLQVRRIRPGENRDRDSIASRTRSRVGMSENTVTFESDSGGFRRTISRSERAGIRTYVSTIRIPLRRISETGLGEPSSVALRSILRQIMTGFGELSSLMETESNSEVQRGGHHLADAQNNSSSANSSVPSEVSSRNGHAVEGRRGRNGQRGGTQRSGRNHENQDNRQSQDANNLVENGTLPILRLAHFFLLNEDDDDDRLRGLTKEQIDNLSTRNYGDIHTESERSKTCSVCINEYATGNKLRQLPCMHEFHIHCIDRWLSENSTCPICRQPVLGSNATDNG from the exons ATGAAACCAAGGATACATCAGAATGGATCCCACAAAGAACATAAGAAAG GACAGCTTGGCATTATCATTATGGATCGCTCCCGACACCGTGCAGGAAATGGCAATGAGCAGGCGCCTTCACGAGAGCGCAGCCACGGCGAAGGTGAGAGACAGCGGCAGCTGGAGCGcctcagcagggaggaggcCTATTACCAGTTCATTAACGAACTCAACGAGGAGGACTACAGGTTAATGAGGGACCGAAATCTGCTTGGCACTCCTG ATTCTGAAGTTCTTGGGGAAAACTCAAATGGCGACTCTTTGCTTGAATGGCTTAACACATTTCGTCGCACGGGAAATGCCACTCGCAGTGGACAGAGTGGGAACCAAACCTGGAGAGCTGTGAGTCGAACGAATCCAAACAGTGGGGAGTTTCGCTTTAGTCTTGAAATCAATATAAATCATGATCATAATAGTTTTGAAACAGCTGGGGAGGAGTACGTTGATATAGATGCTACCAGACTGTACGTAGAAAGAAGGCGTCAGCTAGTTGCCAGTTCAGTAGCCCCACGAACAAGGAGCATGGCTGCGAGAGAGGCAAACAACGAAGCTGCAAGGACCAGGCTTTTAAGACGTGCCATGGCACTAAGGTCAGAAATAGTCTCTCATGCAGTCTCGCGGAGGCTCAGGAGCAGAACGAGGGAGCTGGCAGGCCAGACAAATAATAgtacacaaaataattttgcgGCTGCTGGTGACCCAAGTGAAACAGCAGAAAGAGGTGCTTCTGCAGGACTTAGAAGGGGTAGAGCTAGAACTAATGTCCGGATGAACACAAACCAAAGACTAGAAATTTTGCGGCTGAGGTCTACCTTAAGTAGTCGAAGCCGCTCCCCACTGCAAAGGCAAGATGATACTGCTCATTCTGAGGAACGTGGTCAGAGGCAGGATAGAAATGCACAGCAGGTTAACAGAAGTAGGAGACAAACAGCTCAGGCTTCTCCACAGCCTACTGAAGAGCAAGCAAGAGGTAACGCTCAGGCTCCTCAGCCTTCCTTAGCCCCGTCCTTAGGAATAACTTCGGAAGAGGAAGAATCTAGTAGGCCAGTAGCTGCCGTCAGAAGGCACCCGACAATTACACTAGATCTTCAGGTGAGAAGAATTCGTCCTGGAGAAAACAGAGACCGGGACAGCATTGCCAGTAGAACTCGTTCTAGAGTAGGAATGTCAGAAAACACTGTTACCTTTGAAAGTGACAGTGGGGGATTTCGGCGCACGATATCACGATCAGAACGCGCGGGTATTCGGACCTACGTTAGCACTATACGGATACCTCTTCGTCGGATTTCAGAAACTGGGCTTGGGGAACCTTCATCAGTGGCTCTTCGATCAATCCTTAGACAGATAATGACAGGCTTTGGAGAACTGAGTTCTTTAATGGAAACTGAATCTAATTCAGAAGTACAAAGAGGCGGTCATCACTTAGCAGATGCACAGAATAACTCAAGCTCAGCAAACAGCAGTGTCCCAAGTGAGGTTTCGTCTAGAAATGGACATGCAGtggaaggcaggagaggaagaaatggaCAGAGGGGTGGTACTCAACGCTCTGGGCGCAATCATGAGAACCAAGATAACAGGCAGTCTCAAGATGCAAACAACCTAGTGGAGAACGGAACACTGCCCATCCTTCGACTCGCCCATTTCTTCCTGCtgaatgaagatgatgatgatgatcgCTTAAGAGGTTTAACCAAAGAGCAGATTGACAATCTTTCTACACGGAACTATGGGGATATTCACACTGAAAGCGAACGGAGTAAAACGTGCAGTGTTTGCATTAATGAATATGCAACAGGGAATAAACTAAGGCAGTTACCTTGTATGCATGAGTTTCATATTCATTGTATTGATCGCTGGCTTTCTGAAAACTCCACTTGCCCAATTTGTCGGCAGCCAGTTTTGGGGTCTAATGCCACAGATAATGGCTAG
- the RNF6 gene encoding E3 ubiquitin-protein ligase RNF6 isoform X1, translating to MKPRIHQNGSHKEHKKGQLGIIIMDRSRHRAGNGNEQAPSRERSHGEGERQRQLERLSREEAYYQFINELNEEDYRLMRDRNLLGTPGEITAEELQQRLEGAKERLTSQSDLDNREGEGRTGGDSEVLGENSNGDSLLEWLNTFRRTGNATRSGQSGNQTWRAVSRTNPNSGEFRFSLEININHDHNSFETAGEEYVDIDATRLYVERRRQLVASSVAPRTRSMAAREANNEAARTRLLRRAMALRSEIVSHAVSRRLRSRTRELAGQTNNSTQNNFAAAGDPSETAERGASAGLRRGRARTNVRMNTNQRLEILRLRSTLSSRSRSPLQRQDDTAHSEERGQRQDRNAQQVNRSRRQTAQASPQPTEEQARGNAQAPQPSLAPSLGITSEEEESSRPVAAVRRHPTITLDLQVRRIRPGENRDRDSIASRTRSRVGMSENTVTFESDSGGFRRTISRSERAGIRTYVSTIRIPLRRISETGLGEPSSVALRSILRQIMTGFGELSSLMETESNSEVQRGGHHLADAQNNSSSANSSVPSEVSSRNGHAVEGRRGRNGQRGGTQRSGRNHENQDNRQSQDANNLVENGTLPILRLAHFFLLNEDDDDDRLRGLTKEQIDNLSTRNYGDIHTESERSKTCSVCINEYATGNKLRQLPCMHEFHIHCIDRWLSENSTCPICRQPVLGSNATDNG from the exons ATGAAACCAAGGATACATCAGAATGGATCCCACAAAGAACATAAGAAAG GACAGCTTGGCATTATCATTATGGATCGCTCCCGACACCGTGCAGGAAATGGCAATGAGCAGGCGCCTTCACGAGAGCGCAGCCACGGCGAAGGTGAGAGACAGCGGCAGCTGGAGCGcctcagcagggaggaggcCTATTACCAGTTCATTAACGAACTCAACGAGGAGGACTACAGGTTAATGAGGGACCGAAATCTGCTTGGCACTCCTG GAGAAATAACAGCAGAAGAGTTGCAGCAACGTTTGGAGGGGGCTAAGGAGCGTCTGACATCACAGTCTGATCTGGATAACAGAGAAGGTGAAGGTAGAACGGGTGGAG ATTCTGAAGTTCTTGGGGAAAACTCAAATGGCGACTCTTTGCTTGAATGGCTTAACACATTTCGTCGCACGGGAAATGCCACTCGCAGTGGACAGAGTGGGAACCAAACCTGGAGAGCTGTGAGTCGAACGAATCCAAACAGTGGGGAGTTTCGCTTTAGTCTTGAAATCAATATAAATCATGATCATAATAGTTTTGAAACAGCTGGGGAGGAGTACGTTGATATAGATGCTACCAGACTGTACGTAGAAAGAAGGCGTCAGCTAGTTGCCAGTTCAGTAGCCCCACGAACAAGGAGCATGGCTGCGAGAGAGGCAAACAACGAAGCTGCAAGGACCAGGCTTTTAAGACGTGCCATGGCACTAAGGTCAGAAATAGTCTCTCATGCAGTCTCGCGGAGGCTCAGGAGCAGAACGAGGGAGCTGGCAGGCCAGACAAATAATAgtacacaaaataattttgcgGCTGCTGGTGACCCAAGTGAAACAGCAGAAAGAGGTGCTTCTGCAGGACTTAGAAGGGGTAGAGCTAGAACTAATGTCCGGATGAACACAAACCAAAGACTAGAAATTTTGCGGCTGAGGTCTACCTTAAGTAGTCGAAGCCGCTCCCCACTGCAAAGGCAAGATGATACTGCTCATTCTGAGGAACGTGGTCAGAGGCAGGATAGAAATGCACAGCAGGTTAACAGAAGTAGGAGACAAACAGCTCAGGCTTCTCCACAGCCTACTGAAGAGCAAGCAAGAGGTAACGCTCAGGCTCCTCAGCCTTCCTTAGCCCCGTCCTTAGGAATAACTTCGGAAGAGGAAGAATCTAGTAGGCCAGTAGCTGCCGTCAGAAGGCACCCGACAATTACACTAGATCTTCAGGTGAGAAGAATTCGTCCTGGAGAAAACAGAGACCGGGACAGCATTGCCAGTAGAACTCGTTCTAGAGTAGGAATGTCAGAAAACACTGTTACCTTTGAAAGTGACAGTGGGGGATTTCGGCGCACGATATCACGATCAGAACGCGCGGGTATTCGGACCTACGTTAGCACTATACGGATACCTCTTCGTCGGATTTCAGAAACTGGGCTTGGGGAACCTTCATCAGTGGCTCTTCGATCAATCCTTAGACAGATAATGACAGGCTTTGGAGAACTGAGTTCTTTAATGGAAACTGAATCTAATTCAGAAGTACAAAGAGGCGGTCATCACTTAGCAGATGCACAGAATAACTCAAGCTCAGCAAACAGCAGTGTCCCAAGTGAGGTTTCGTCTAGAAATGGACATGCAGtggaaggcaggagaggaagaaatggaCAGAGGGGTGGTACTCAACGCTCTGGGCGCAATCATGAGAACCAAGATAACAGGCAGTCTCAAGATGCAAACAACCTAGTGGAGAACGGAACACTGCCCATCCTTCGACTCGCCCATTTCTTCCTGCtgaatgaagatgatgatgatgatcgCTTAAGAGGTTTAACCAAAGAGCAGATTGACAATCTTTCTACACGGAACTATGGGGATATTCACACTGAAAGCGAACGGAGTAAAACGTGCAGTGTTTGCATTAATGAATATGCAACAGGGAATAAACTAAGGCAGTTACCTTGTATGCATGAGTTTCATATTCATTGTATTGATCGCTGGCTTTCTGAAAACTCCACTTGCCCAATTTGTCGGCAGCCAGTTTTGGGGTCTAATGCCACAGATAATGGCTAG